Genomic DNA from Calditrichota bacterium:
AACGGGTGAATTACGATCACCGAAATGTGGACGACGAGGATGTTCAGCGGAAGATCACAGCATATCTTTCGGTTTTGAATGATAAAAAGGTGATTAAGCTCAAAAACGGGATTGAAGACGTCCGCGAGTTAATGCAGTGGCGTTTGTGAGATGAGTCTTGTAAAAGAGTGCCCGGCACGTTCGACGTGCCGGGAACGTAATACAAGGGACTTAAATCGTTCTTAATAAATCTTAAGGAGGGAAAAATGCACACAATTGTAAGGTGGTACATTCGAACCAGTGTTTTCTTTCTGGCAGTGGGACTGGTACTGGGAATTGCAATGATTATTCAGAAGGAATTGTTCGGTACATTTCCGGATCAACAGCTCATTACCGCCCATACGCACGTCATTCTGGTGGGGTTTGTTATGCTGATGATCATGGGTGTGGCGCAATGGATGTTTCCGCGGCCGCTGAAGGATGACACCCATTACAGTCCCGACCTGGCCCGCGGCGTGTATTATATGGTTTCATTTGGCGTGTTTCTGCGAACGGCAGCCGAAATTGTGTCGGCTTATGCCAGCGGCTTGCTCTGGCACTGGGCCATTGTTGTTGGAAGTGGCCTGGAGGTCTTGGCGATGGTCCTGTTCTTTTACAATAACTGGACCCGCATCCGGGCAACCGGAAGCGCCATTCGTGAGGCAAAAGGAGAGAAATTCTAAGAACCGATGACCACCCGTGAACTGAAAAAGGTTTTTCCGGATGAATACGGCGCCTGGGCCATGTGGATTGTCCCGTTTTTAACGGGTGCCCAGGCAGCCCACGTCTGGAATCTGAAAACCGTTCTCTGGTTTCTCTTTTTAACACTTTTTTATGTTTTGAAAAACCCCTTTATGGAATGGGCCGTGAAGAATCCCTCGGTGCTGCGCATGCATCCTGAAAGGCGCAGCATGATCCTGATTTCATCCGCATTTCCGCTTCTGGTTTTGGGCGGAAGTGTCTGGTTTTTTCTGGAGTCAGATGTGCGCTCTGCAATTTTTGTAGGCGGACTGGCGGGCTTTCTCGGGCTGATCTATATTATTCTGGATATGAAGAAGCGGGGCCGCTCTCTGTTTGGACAATGGATTGGTGTCTTTCTGCTGACTCTGGCGGCCCCTGTTACAAGCCTGGTGCTGGGAGGCGTTTTCAGTCGATGGGTAATTGCCGTGTGGCTGGTGAACAGTCTCTATTTTGCACACAGTATTTACACCGTTCGGGGATGGATGAACAGCCGGAAACGCGGCGCGGCGCGACAATCCGTCTGGACATTATTTAGGCCGCTTTTTTTGTACTGGGCGCTGGTACTCGGCTTACTGGCCGGGGCCATTCTTCTGGAATGGATTCCCGGGGTCTGGTGGATTCTCTCCGTCCCTACCACACTTTTTCTCGGAGTCTTTACAGCGGGGCTTTTTCGCAAAATTACCATCCGGCAAATTGGGTTCCTGGAGGTTGCCCACACACTGGTTTTTGTCATTCTTTTTCTGATTTTGATCCCGTAGCAAATGGTTATGTGCCCTGTGCTTCTGCTTTCGGTCCCCGACTCGTACCAAGACCCGTGTGTGTCAAATGAGGCGGGAAGCAGGGGGGCGGGTTAAAAGGCGGCTGTGCCCCCTTTTCAAAAAGGCCACTTTTCCCACAAAAAAACAAATAAAACCCAAAAAGAGTTTTGAAATTTGGAGGCCGATTGAATTTTGGGCTCATTTTCACTTTTTCATTTCCCTCTGCAAAATAGTTCTCCCTTAAAAATATGATTGCAATTTCAGACAAAAAGTTTTAAGTTATTTTAAGTTCTTTAGAACAAGGTTCAACCGTCTCAGAGAAACCTGATTTTTGTCTGGCAGCATTTTTAAAAAGAACATCCCCGAAAGATGTTATGCACGAGTATGCGTGGCACCTTGTTTTTGAATGTAATAGCGTTTATATTTGCCCAAATGCTTGTCTGCGAAAAAAACAGTATGTAAGCCACTCCAACACCCTTGAATATTATGAGTCAACAGATTTCACACATCAGACCATCGGAAAAGGCGCAGGATTTTAGCAGGGTTTTTTCTCGTGTGTGGCGCGTGCCTGACCGCGCGGCCCTTCTTTCGGAATATGTAGCAGCCATTGGACACCTTTTCCCCGGCTTGCCCATCTGGGTATGGCGCAAAACAGAAGACGGCGACTATGCGCTTCAGTTTGTACAACCCGATGACCATCCCCGGAACGAGCGGAAGAGGCCTAAAGATCCCTCGCCTGCCGTAAAAAAGGCTGCCGAAACGGGTCAACCTGTCTGGTTGCAATTCGAGACCCAAGCCACCTTCGGGATTTATTGGAAACCTGTTATGCCCAATCTTCAGGGAGAAATTGTTCTCCCCCTGACAGACGAGGTGATGCTTGATATTCTGCTTGTTTCAGGAGCAGCCATTTCCCGGACGGATTTCGATTTTTTATGGATTTCAGCCACTCAATTTGCCTCCCATTACCGCAGCCTGGGTTATCTTAAAGAAAAAGACGATCGGTTGAGGGAATTGGAGATTCTCAATCGTGTAACGTCTTTTTTAAATCTTTCAGATTCAGTTGATGATTTCTTTGAAAATTTATATCACGAAATTAAGCGTTTCTTTGTCTGTGATACCTACTATCTGGGTACGTATAATAAGGATACACAAGAAATTACACTTGAGTTGTTTATTGATGAGGATTTTGTCAGCAGGAAGAAGACGTTTCCCATTCAAAAACTGGGCTTTATTCGGTATGTTATTGAACAAAAGAAAATGCTGTTTATTAAAGATTTCAACAAAGAAATTGACCATCTTCCGGTACGGCCTGTTTTTTATGGCAAATTGAAAAATTCCGAATCCTGGCTGGGTATCCCCCTGTTAAAAAATGGAGAAGCCGTTGGAATTATGGCCTTTGCCAGTTACAGGAAGGGAACATTTAGGGAAACACAGCTCCCTATTTTAGTGGCTCTGGGTCAATTGGTTACGTCTATTCTTTCACGGATTCAAATGCAGGAGAATATTCGTTCGGCTCGTGAGAAGTACGAGTCGCTTTTTCAGAGCCTCACCAAGGGTGTCGCTTTAACCGATGGCAATGGAAATATTCTGGAGGTGAATCGCGCCCTTTTTCGGATTTTTCCGGCTGAAAAACTTCGAACGGGGCAGCCTTTGGAGGCCGTTTTTTCAAAACGCTCCCATCAAATAGAATTTCGAAAGAAGCTTTCCCTCGGACGGGCTTTCAGTGCAAATATTCAACAGAGACTTTCGCCGGATGAAACCCTTTCAATCAAATATTCAGGGACGCCCCTTTTGCTGAAAGGCTCTCGGCACTGGCTTCTTTGGTTCGACAATCAAACGGGCGAGGTGGCCCGCGAGCAGCTTTTGCTGACATTGTACCAGAACAGTTTCCGGGTTCAACAGGCAAAAACGGAAAAACAAATCTTCAGGGCAGCGGTTTCAGGCCTTAAGCAGTCGGGCTACCACACGCTGATGTTGGTTCTCGATCCCGCCCGGCAGGTGTTTCATGTGGTGGCTCATTCCTTTTCTCCCGAGGAATTTCTGGCCTTTCCATTGGTTCGAAAAACGCTGCCTCGTTCAAT
This window encodes:
- a CDS encoding cbb3-type cytochrome c oxidase subunit I encodes the protein MHTIVRWYIRTSVFFLAVGLVLGIAMIIQKELFGTFPDQQLITAHTHVILVGFVMLMIMGVAQWMFPRPLKDDTHYSPDLARGVYYMVSFGVFLRTAAEIVSAYASGLLWHWAIVVGSGLEVLAMVLFFYNNWTRIRATGSAIREAKGEKF
- a CDS encoding YwiC-like family protein, with the protein product MTTRELKKVFPDEYGAWAMWIVPFLTGAQAAHVWNLKTVLWFLFLTLFYVLKNPFMEWAVKNPSVLRMHPERRSMILISSAFPLLVLGGSVWFFLESDVRSAIFVGGLAGFLGLIYIILDMKKRGRSLFGQWIGVFLLTLAAPVTSLVLGGVFSRWVIAVWLVNSLYFAHSIYTVRGWMNSRKRGAARQSVWTLFRPLFLYWALVLGLLAGAILLEWIPGVWWILSVPTTLFLGVFTAGLFRKITIRQIGFLEVAHTLVFVILFLILIP